The genomic DNA GCATCGTAGCCGTTGCCAAGGCCCTCGGCGCGATCCAGTGCCGGGCGGTCGCCGAGGGCAATGCGGAACAAAGCGCCATGGACAACATCCGTCGGCGCACCGGTGCGTTCACAGTCGGCCTTGCCGGACCCATCCCTGCCCACCTTGTCAAAGACCAGACGGTACCCGGCGACGCGGGCGGCCCCCATCCATTGGGCGGAGGGCGTCCGGTCCGCCGCGAGCAGGCGTGGTGCGCTCATGTTGGAGCCGTACGCGAAGTACAGGAAGGTCTCTGATGTCATCAGTCTGGCGTCAGTGGATGTGCCCTCGATTACATCGCCATCCTGACCTTCGAGGGCTACAACGAGCTCGACTCTTTCGTGGCCCTCGGCATCCTGAATCGCATCAAGAAGCCCGGCTGGCGCGTTTCCATCGCCAGCCCTTCTGCCAAGGTGCGCTCCATGAACGGTGTAGTGGTGGAAGCTCACGCCACGCTGCAGGACGCGGCCAGTGCAGATGCGGTCATCATCGGAAGCGGGCTCCTCACACGGGATGTCGTAGCCGACCCAGCGCTGATGTTGCAACTGAAACTGGACCCGGCGCGGCAGTTGCTTGCCGCGCAGTGTTCTGGCACCCTTGTCCTTGCCAGGCTCGGACTACTCCAAGGCGTTTCCGCCTGCACCGACCTGACCACCAAACCCTGGGTGCAGGAGGCCGGTGTGGACGTGCTCAATCAGCCATTCTTTGCACGCGACAACGTCGCCACGGCAGGCGGTTGCCTGGCATCGCCTTACCTGGCGGCATGGATCATTGCGCGATTCGAAGGTGTCGCGGCCGCCGAGAGTGCACTCCACTACGTTGCACCTGTGGGCGAGAAGGAGCAGTTCGTTTCACGGGCGATGAGCAACATCCTCCCATTCCTGCCTGCCGCGGTACTCAAGGTTGCTTGAGACTCGCTGGGCTTTGAAGGGCAGCAACGGGGTCAAGTCCAACTTCAGATCCCGGTGAAGTAGGTCATTCAAGCTCTCCTTCGTAGTGGGCTTACGAGTCCAGGACGAGAACTCCGCAGGTCAATCAACGCGCCCGATCACCGATGCTTGTGGCCGACTGGAGCCTGCCGCAGCCGAGTGAGGCTTGCCCGCCATGAGACATTCGATTTGCCCCAAAGCTGTCGCTCGGCAACGAGGCAGATGCTCCAGCAGAAAGTTCGAGAAAAAGAACCACCCGATGATGACATCAGCCGCATGCCATCGGCATACGCCATCGATCACCCTCCCCGCTCGACCCACTGAGCGCGCCAGGCCGGGGCGTCGAAGGGATCGGCAAAGTATTGCGTCTCGCGCGACACCTTTCCATCCCGGAACTCCATGATGCTCACGGTGCAAACGCTCTGGCCCTCGTAGTCGATCACATACTCGGTGACCCAGAGATGGCCTTCTCCCGTGATGCGCCGGACCACGAACCCCGATGGTTTGCCGGGATGATGGCTGCGAAGCGCCTGCAGGTTGTGGCGGCCGCGGATGAGCTCGCCCGATTGCGGGTACGCGCACACGGCATCGTCGTGATAGATCTCATGCTCGACGACCTGATCGCCTGCAGCGGATGCAGCCCAATGCCGATCAATGGCCATTCGAAGGGTCTGCTGTTCCATCATCGATCTCCATTCGGGCTGGGTGAAGCGTGCGCAGCCTCACTGCTGGCGCGCGGCCAGTTCGCGGCATTTCTGCAGGTTGGCGTTGAAGCGCGCCGCCAGCCCGGGCTCGCAGGTGTCGCTGGTCGTCATGATGCGGCACATCCCCACCACCAGAAAATCGGACACGGCTTCGGTGCACATCGGATAGCGCGCCAGCGCCGGGTTGTCCTGCGACTTGAAGCCCCAGCTGTTCGAGAAGTCCAGCATGCGGCCCATCGCATTCTCGAAGTAGTCCCGATCGCGCTCCGTGATGGCCGTTTCCATCGCGGGAAGTTCCTGCTCCAGAAAGCTCATCGCAGCGGCCGGAAAACGGTCTGTGTCCTGCTGCGCGCCCGCGCCGGATGCGGCGACCGCGAGCAGCAGGGGCGCGACGGCGCGCAGCGAACGGGCGAGGATGGGATGGCGTGCAGCAGATTCCATGGCGTGCGGTCTGGCGAGGGTTTCGATGGCCGCCCGATGCAGGGATGGACGGCCGCTGGAACTCTATTTGAACCGAAAGCCACGGGCCGGCCCGTAAACTCGGGCCATGGCTTCCAGACCCTCCAGAACGCCGCGCATGCGCGAGCGCGGCATCCTGTGCATCCTCATCGGCGCGGCGGTATTGCTCGCGCCGCGCTTCCTGTCATCGCCCTCCTGGCGGGAGATGGTCGGTGGCGCCTACCTGGTCGGCTGGTTTGCGCTGGTGCTGGGCATTGCGCTGGTCGTGGTCGACCTGCTGCAGCGCACCGGGTCCGGGAGATCCTGACGCGGGCGAACGCCTAGGGGGCCGCGCCGCGCTGCTTCGCGCGCCGCTTCTTCACCCACTCGACCGCCGCCAGCACCACGGCGCCGGCCACGATGCCCACGCCCGCATGGGCCCCCATCGAGCCCAGGCCGCCCCACAGGCCGCCTGCCTTCGCGGTCCACGCGTCGATCGCATGGCCGAGCGCCGGCACGCCATGCACCAGGATGCCGCCGCCGACCAGGAACATGGCGACCGTGCCGGCGATGGAGAGCGCCTTCATGAGCCAGGGCGCCATCCCCAGCAGGCCGCGGCCGAGCACGCGCGCGGCCGCGCCGTCGCGCCGGCTCAGGTAGAGCCCGGCGTCGTCGAGCTTCACGATCCCGGCGACCAGTCCATAGACGCCCACGGTCATGACGACCGCGATGCCGACCAGCACGATGAGCTGGGTCAGGAAGGGCTGCCCCTGCACCGTGCCCAGCGTGATCGCGATGATCTCCGCGGAAAGGATGAAGTCGGTGCGCACGGCGCCCTTGACCTTTTCCTTCTCGGCCGCGACGACGTCGATGGCTTCGTCGGCCAGGGCTCGCTCGTGGCGCGAATGGTCCGCCGCGTGCTCGTCGCCGTGCAGAAACTTGTGCGCGAGCTTCTCGCAACCCTCGAAGCACAGGAAGGCCCCGCCGATCATCAGCAGCGGCGTCACCAGCCAGGGCAGCCAGGTGCCGATCAAGAGCGCCGCGGGCACCAGGATCGCCTTGTTGACGAAGGAGCCCTTGCACACGGCCCATACGACCGGCAGCTCGCGGTCTGCCTTGACGCCCGCCACCTGCTGCGCATTCAGCGCCAGATCGTCGCCCAGCACGCCGGCCGTCTTCTTCGCCGCGACCTTGGTGAGCAGCGAGACATCGTCGAGCACCGACGCGATGTCGTCGAGCAGGAGCAGCAGGCTGGCGGCCATGATTCATCGTCCCAAAATCGTTGCAAGCAGGACCAGAAACACCGCGGATCCGGCTTGGCCGGGCCGCCGGTGTTGCCCCCTGCAAGGGGGAAGGCGAAGCGACACGAAGTGCGCGAAGCCTGGGGGTGTGCCTAGACTTCGCGTTTGAGGCGGATCTCCTCGATCTTCACGCCGCCGATCGCCGTCGTCTTGGCGGTCTTCATCTCGCGCTTGAAGCCGGCGAGTTCGTGAAAGCGCATCGCGCGGTCGTTGCGCAGCGGCACCCAGACCGTGACCAGCGTGCAGCCCTCCTCCTCGAGGCCGTCGCGCGCGGCATCCCACAGCGCCACGCCCACGCCCTTGCCCCAATGTTCGGGCTTGACGTAGATGGCCCAGATCTCGCCGGTGGTCGAGGGCGTCTTCGCATCGCGCGAGCGGTCGTAGCCGACGAAGCCGACGACCTCGTCGCCGAGCACGGCCACGTGCACCTGCGGTTCGCTGAATTCGATCGCCTCGCGCCATTTGGCCTCGCGCGTGGCCGGCGCCAGCGCGCGCAGCTGGTCGTCGGGCAGGATCCCGGCATACGCGGCCCTGGCGGCTGCGGCGTGGACTTCGGCGATGGCTTTGGCATCGTGCATCGTGGCGGGGCGGACTTCGTAATCGGACATGACTGCAGGGGAACGAGCGGTAAAGGGCCGTATTGTCGCCGCGCCGGTAAACTGGCCGCTGTATTCGCATCTATCCGGAGAATCATCATGGCCAAGAGTCAGCAGCGCAGCAACAAGGAAGCCAAGAAGCCGAAGAAGGACACCTCGCCGCCGAAGCCGCCGGGCGCCGGCATCGAACCGGTGCGCACGATCACGACGGCAGTCATTCCACGCGGCAAACTCAAGAACAAGTGATGAGCGCGTCTGCGCAGCCCACGGCAACGCCTTCGCCACAGCCCCGCAATCCCTTGCACGGGCTCACGCTGGAGGCGATCGTGACGGCACTGGCCGCGCACTACGGCTGGCAGGACCTGGGCGAACGCATTCCGCTGCGCTGCTTCACCAGCGATCCGAGCGTCGCGTCCAGCCTCAAGTTTCTGCGCAAGACGCCCTGGGCGCGCGAGAAGGTCGAGAGCCTCTACCTCTTCATGCTGCGCGAGCAGCGCAGGCAATCGTCGGCCCGGGCGTCCCGATGAAGGCGCGCATCGAGCCCGGCGGTTTCAGCTTCGACACCGAGACCGATCGCACGCTGCTGCAATCGGCCGATGCCGCGGGCATCGAGCTGCCCAGCTCGTGCCGCAACGGAACCTGCCGCACTTGCCTGTGCAAGCTGCTGGAGGGCGAGGTCCGCTACCGGATCGAGTGGCCCGGCATCAGCGTCGACGAGAAGGCCGACGGCTGGATCCTGCCCTGCGTGGCCGAGCCGCTCGGCGACGTCAGGCTCGACGTGCCGTACGCGTACGCGGTGTTCTAGGATCTGTCGATCCAGTCGCGCCGTGCCAGCGCCGGAAACAGCCGGAACCAGGCGAGCGCCACCAGCATCGTGCCCACGCCGCCCAGCACCACGGAGCCGACGGGCCCGAGCAGCGCGGCCGTCGAACCCGATTCGAACTCGCCAAGCTGGTTGCTGGCACCGATGAAGATCGAGTTGACCGCGCTCACGCGACCGCGCATGGCATCCGGCGTTTCGAGCTGCACCAGCGTCTGGCGGATCACCACGTTGACCATGTCCGCGCCGCCCGAGACCGCCAGCGCGACCAGCGACACCGCGAAGTTGCGCGAAACGCCGAACACCACCATGCACAGGCCGAACAGCGCCACCGCCATCAGCAGCGCGCGGCCGACGCGGCGCTCGATCGGCCGGCGCGTCAGCGTGATCGACATCGCGAGCGCACCGACCGCCGGCGCGCCGCGCAGCAGGCCCAGGCCCCAGGGCCCGGTGTGCAGGATGTCCCGGGCGTAGATCGGCAGCAATGCCACCGCGCCGCCGAGCAGCACCGCGAAGAGATCGAGCGACACGGCGCCGAGCACCGGCTTGTGCTTGCGGATGAAGTCGACGCCGGCGAGCACGGTCGACATCGTCACCGATTCGCGCGGCAAGGGCGTGTAGACGTAGTGCAGCCGCGCCGCGAGCACCGCCGCGATGACGAACAGCAGCACGCTCGCGCCGTAGACCACGCCCATGCCCGCCACGAACAGGAGGCCGCCGAGCGCCGGCCCGCCGATGATGGCGCCCTGCATGCCCGCCGAACTGAAGGCCATCGCGCGCGGCAGCATGAGCGGCGGCACGAGCAGCGGCGTCAGCGCCTGCTGCGCCGGCATCTGGAACGCACGCACCGCGCCCAGCACCAGCGACAGCCCGAGCAGCAGGTTGCGCGAATCGTGCGCGGCCTGCACGGAAATCAGCAGCGCCAGCGCCACCGCGCCCTGCACGGCGAAGCAGCCCGCGAGGATGCGGCCCCGGTGATGGCGGTCGACCACATGGCCCGCCAGCAGCGCCAGCAGCAAGGCCGGCACGAACTGGTAGAGCCCGACCAGGCCGAGATCCCATGCGCTGCCGGTGAGCCCGTACATGTGCCAGCCGATCACGACCAGCAGCATCTGGCTGGCCGCGGTGCCGAACAGCCGTGCGACCCACAGCCGCATGAAGGGCCGCTCGCGCGTCAGGTCGGAAAAATTCGGGGAACCGGGCGAAACGGCGGCAACGGGCATCGAATCGAGGATAGCCGAGCCGGGCCTTCTAGACTTAGCGCCGGATGACAACCCTGCACGCGATCCACGAAGACCCCCATCTGCTGGTGCTCGACAAGCCCGCCGGCCTGCTGTGCGTGCCCGGCCGCGGCGAGGACAAGCAGGATTGCCTCAGCGCGCGCGCCCTGGCGCAATGGACCGACGCACGGATCGTGCACCGGCTCGACATGGCGACCAGCGGCCTGGTGCTGATGGCGCGCGGCGCGGCGATGCAGCGCGCGCTGGGCGAGGCCTTTGCCCAGCGGCATGTGCGCAAGGGCTACGAAGCCATCGTCGATGGGCTGTTGCCGGCGGCCGACGAGTGGGCGCTGATCGACGCACCGCTGGCCGCCGACTGGCCGCGCCGGCCGCTGCAAAAGGTCGATGCGGGCGGCAAGCCGAGCCAGACGCGATGGCGCGTGAAGCACCGGCTGGCCGAGCGCCATGCCAGCCACCTGTGGCTCGAGCCGCTGACCGGGCGCAGTCATCAGCTGCGGGTGCATCTGCTGTCGATCGGCCATCCGATCCTCGGCGACACGCTCTATGGCGACGAAGAGGTGCAGCGCCGCGCGCCGCGCCTGATGCTGCACGCGACATGGCTCGAGTTCGCGCATCCGGCCGACGGGCGGATGCTGCGTTTCGAGAGCCCGGCGCCCTTTGCCTGAAACGAACTGCTAGCCCTTGACCACCAGCACCGGCACGCGCGAATCCTGCAGCACGCGCTGGGTCACGCTGCCGAGCAGCAGCTTCTCGATGCCGGTGCGCCCGTGCGAACCCATCACGATCAGATCGGCTGCGATCGCGTTGGCGGTGTCGACGATGCCCTCGTGCACCACGTGGCCGTCGATCACGCGCTGGTCGCTGTGCAGCCCTTCGGCGGCCAGCGCCGCGACACCCCGTGCCAGTGCGGCATTGGCGCTGCTGGTCGCGGCCGCGAGATATTCGTTCTGTCCCAGCGCGTAGTCCGCGCCGACGCCGATGAAGGGATAGTTGTCCACCACGTGGATCAGCGTGATGCGGCTGCCGAAGGCGAGTGCCAGTCCGCTGGCCTTGCTGACCGCGAGCATGGACGTTTCGGACCCGTCGATCGGAACCAGGATGTGATTGAACATGGCAGACCTCATTTGTTCGCAAGGCTCGCAGCCGAACCGGGGCTCGAATTTACATCCAAGGCGGCCGCACGGCTGTAGGACGGCTACGGCCCGCCCCGGGGCCGTCAGCCGCCCTGAAAACCACCTGCGCGGCAGGTCAGGACCAGCGTGTCGCGCCAGCCCGGCTCGGCATCGGCGAGCGGTTGGATCGGCGTCGATTCGTGGATCACGCGTGCATCGTCGAGCAGCAGCAGCGTCCACGGCTCGGTCATGGTGAAGCGCTCGCCGCGCCGGCCCGCCGCTTCGAACACGCGCGTCTCGCCGCCCTTGACGTTGTGCCGGCCGACCAGCGCGACCGCCACCAGGTCGACGCCATCGCGGTGCGCGCCTTCCGGCGTGGGCCGGCCGATGCCGTCGGCGGTGTCGATGCGGAACTGGTGCGCCTCGATGTGCCAGCGCTGCGCGCCGCGCAGGCCGGTCGCGGCATCGCACAGCGCCAGCATCAGGTGGCGCCAGACGGGCTGCGCGACGGTGTTCGCCTCCATCGGCGCGAACCAGCGCTGCATGCCGCCATGCAAGGCGTTGTATTCGACCGGCTGCCAGTGCGCACGATGCGGCACCTGCTGCACCGCGGCATCGTCGACCGTGAAGCAGGCATGGCGCCGGGTGCGGTAGCGGCCGCCGTCCTTGAGGTATTCGTCGAGCGGCAGATGGTCCCAGTCGGCATGCAGCGCATCGAGCTCGGCCAGCGGCGAGCCCAGCCACTCGGCCACGCCTTGCGGGCTCAGGACGGCATAGCCGTCCTGCTGCAGGGTCGGAACCAGTCGATCGGGCGGCGTGAACGGAGGGCTGAAGGCCCCGCTCATGAAGCGCTCATCAGACAACCTCCGCCCTGCGGGCTGCGGTGCGAGCGTCTTCGGAGCGGCCGGGCGCCGCTCATTGCGTCACCTTCACGCCCTTCCAGAAGGCCACGCGGTCCTTGACCATCTCGGCTTCGGGCTTGGGATCGGCGTAGTACCAGGCGGCGTCGGTGTTGAGCTCGCCGTCGACCAGCAGCGAGTAGTAGCTGGCCGTGCCCTTCCACGGGCAGGTGGTCTTGTGGTTGCTGAAGGTCACGTAGTCGCGATTGAGCGCGCTCTCGGGAAAGTAGTGATTGCCTTCGACGAGCACGGTGTCGTCGCTCTCGGCGATGGTGGCGCCGTTCCAGGTTGCTTTCATCCGGTTTCTCCATGCCCGCCGATCGCGGGCAGTCCCCTCATTGTGCCGCGGGCGCCTGCAGCCAGTGCACGCTGAACAAGCGCTCGGGATCGGTCCACACCGCGGCCGGCCGAAAGCCCGCCCTGACGGCGAGCGCGCGCAGGCCTTCGACGGTGAACTTGTGCGAGTTCTCGGTGTGGATCGTCTCGCCCTCGTCGAAGGCGAAGCGCTGGCCGTCGAGCGTGACGGTCTGCGCGCGGCGGCTCACGAGGTGCATCTCGACGCGCCGCAGCGGCGAGTTGTAGAACGCCGCATGCGTGAAGCCGGCCAGATCGAAGTCGGTGTCGAGCTCGGCATTGGCACGGCGCAGCAGGTTGAGATTGAAGGCCGCCGTCACGCCTTCTGCATCGTTGTAGGCGGCATGCAGCAGCGCCGGGTCCTTGACCAGATCGACGCCCAGCAGCAGCCCGCCGCCGCGCAACAGGCGGTGCGCGAGTTGCAGGAAGGCCAGCGCTTCGTCGGGGCTGAAATTGCCGAGCGTCGAGCCTGGAAAGAAGCCGACCCGCTGCCCCAGGACCTCGCCGCGCGCCGGCAGCACCAGCGGCATCGTGTAGTCGGCCACCACGGGCTGCACCGCGAGCCGCGGGTAGTCGGCGCGCAGGCGCTCGGCGGCCGCTTCGAGATGTTCGCCGGAGATGTCGATCGGCACGTAGCGCCTCGGCGTTTCGAGCGCGTCGAGCAGCAACCGGACCTTGGTGAGCGAGCCGGCGCCGAATTCGATGATCTCGGCATCGGGCCCGATCTGCGCCGCGATCTCGGGCGCGCACTCGGTGAGGATGCGCAGCTCGGTGCGCGTCGGGTAGTACTCGGGCAGGTCGCAGATGCGATCGAACAGCGCCGAGCCCGCGACATCGTAGAAGAACTTGGGCGAGATGCTGCGTGCGCCGAGGCTCAGGCCCGCGTACAGCTCGCGGCCGAAGTCCGACAGCGGTGCGGCGCGCTGCGCGGTGCGAAAGGCATGGAGGTTGAATGCAGTGTTGCCCATCAGAGATCCTTGGCGAGCCGCAGCCCCGAGAACTGCCAGCGCGCTGCCGGCGGGAAGAAATTGCGATAGCTCGGCCGCGTGTGGCCCGCGGGCGTGGCAACGCTGCCGCCGCGCAGCACGAGCTGGCCGACCATGAACTTGCCGTTGTATTCCGCCGCGACGCCGGCGAGCGGACGAAAGCCCGGGTAAGGGTCGTACGACGAACGCGTCCATTGCCACAC from Variovorax sp. PBL-E5 includes the following:
- a CDS encoding GNAT family N-acetyltransferase codes for the protein MSDYEVRPATMHDAKAIAEVHAAAARAAYAGILPDDQLRALAPATREAKWREAIEFSEPQVHVAVLGDEVVGFVGYDRSRDAKTPSTTGEIWAIYVKPEHWGKGVGVALWDAARDGLEEEGCTLVTVWVPLRNDRAMRFHELAGFKREMKTAKTTAIGGVKIEEIRLKREV
- a CDS encoding VF530 family DNA-binding protein, which codes for MSASAQPTATPSPQPRNPLHGLTLEAIVTALAAHYGWQDLGERIPLRCFTSDPSVASSLKFLRKTPWAREKVESLYLFMLREQRRQSSARASR
- a CDS encoding gamma-glutamylcyclotransferase family protein, whose translation is MTSETFLYFAYGSNMSAPRLLAADRTPSAQWMGAARVAGYRLVFDKVGRDGSGKADCERTGAPTDVVHGALFRIALGDRPALDRAEGLGNGYDAFEIGVDTDSGVASALTYLATRKDAALRPFTWYMHHVLHGARQCGLPSAYIAAIERVTAVRDLDAVRETHELSIYSKR
- a CDS encoding RluA family pseudouridine synthase, giving the protein MTTLHAIHEDPHLLVLDKPAGLLCVPGRGEDKQDCLSARALAQWTDARIVHRLDMATSGLVLMARGAAMQRALGEAFAQRHVRKGYEAIVDGLLPAADEWALIDAPLAADWPRRPLQKVDAGGKPSQTRWRVKHRLAERHASHLWLEPLTGRSHQLRVHLLSIGHPILGDTLYGDEEVQRRAPRLMLHATWLEFAHPADGRMLRFESPAPFA
- a CDS encoding universal stress protein, whose amino-acid sequence is MFNHILVPIDGSETSMLAVSKASGLALAFGSRITLIHVVDNYPFIGVGADYALGQNEYLAAATSSANAALARGVAALAAEGLHSDQRVIDGHVVHEGIVDTANAIAADLIVMGSHGRTGIEKLLLGSVTQRVLQDSRVPVLVVKG
- a CDS encoding 2Fe-2S iron-sulfur cluster-binding protein; the encoded protein is MKARIEPGGFSFDTETDRTLLQSADAAGIELPSSCRNGTCRTCLCKLLEGEVRYRIEWPGISVDEKADGWILPCVAEPLGDVRLDVPYAYAVF
- a CDS encoding DJ-1/PfpI family protein gives rise to the protein MAILTFEGYNELDSFVALGILNRIKKPGWRVSIASPSAKVRSMNGVVVEAHATLQDAASADAVIIGSGLLTRDVVADPALMLQLKLDPARQLLAAQCSGTLVLARLGLLQGVSACTDLTTKPWVQEAGVDVLNQPFFARDNVATAGGCLASPYLAAWIIARFEGVAAAESALHYVAPVGEKEQFVSRAMSNILPFLPAAVLKVA
- a CDS encoding 2OG-Fe dioxygenase family protein, yielding MSGAFSPPFTPPDRLVPTLQQDGYAVLSPQGVAEWLGSPLAELDALHADWDHLPLDEYLKDGGRYRTRRHACFTVDDAAVQQVPHRAHWQPVEYNALHGGMQRWFAPMEANTVAQPVWRHLMLALCDAATGLRGAQRWHIEAHQFRIDTADGIGRPTPEGAHRDGVDLVAVALVGRHNVKGGETRVFEAAGRRGERFTMTEPWTLLLLDDARVIHESTPIQPLADAEPGWRDTLVLTCRAGGFQGG
- a CDS encoding MFS transporter: MRLWVARLFGTAASQMLLVVIGWHMYGLTGSAWDLGLVGLYQFVPALLLALLAGHVVDRHHRGRILAGCFAVQGAVALALLISVQAAHDSRNLLLGLSLVLGAVRAFQMPAQQALTPLLVPPLMLPRAMAFSSAGMQGAIIGGPALGGLLFVAGMGVVYGASVLLFVIAAVLAARLHYVYTPLPRESVTMSTVLAGVDFIRKHKPVLGAVSLDLFAVLLGGAVALLPIYARDILHTGPWGLGLLRGAPAVGALAMSITLTRRPIERRVGRALLMAVALFGLCMVVFGVSRNFAVSLVALAVSGGADMVNVVIRQTLVQLETPDAMRGRVSAVNSIFIGASNQLGEFESGSTAALLGPVGSVVLGGVGTMLVALAWFRLFPALARRDWIDRS
- a CDS encoding nuclear transport factor 2 family protein; its protein translation is MEQQTLRMAIDRHWAASAAGDQVVEHEIYHDDAVCAYPQSGELIRGRHNLQALRSHHPGKPSGFVVRRITGEGHLWVTEYVIDYEGQSVCTVSIMEFRDGKVSRETQYFADPFDAPAWRAQWVERGG
- a CDS encoding DUF808 domain-containing protein — encoded protein: MAASLLLLLDDIASVLDDVSLLTKVAAKKTAGVLGDDLALNAQQVAGVKADRELPVVWAVCKGSFVNKAILVPAALLIGTWLPWLVTPLLMIGGAFLCFEGCEKLAHKFLHGDEHAADHSRHERALADEAIDVVAAEKEKVKGAVRTDFILSAEIIAITLGTVQGQPFLTQLIVLVGIAVVMTVGVYGLVAGIVKLDDAGLYLSRRDGAAARVLGRGLLGMAPWLMKALSIAGTVAMFLVGGGILVHGVPALGHAIDAWTAKAGGLWGGLGSMGAHAGVGIVAGAVVLAAVEWVKKRRAKQRGAAP
- a CDS encoding DUF427 domain-containing protein, coding for MKATWNGATIAESDDTVLVEGNHYFPESALNRDYVTFSNHKTTCPWKGTASYYSLLVDGELNTDAAWYYADPKPEAEMVKDRVAFWKGVKVTQ
- the egtD gene encoding L-histidine N(alpha)-methyltransferase; the protein is MGNTAFNLHAFRTAQRAAPLSDFGRELYAGLSLGARSISPKFFYDVAGSALFDRICDLPEYYPTRTELRILTECAPEIAAQIGPDAEIIEFGAGSLTKVRLLLDALETPRRYVPIDISGEHLEAAAERLRADYPRLAVQPVVADYTMPLVLPARGEVLGQRVGFFPGSTLGNFSPDEALAFLQLAHRLLRGGGLLLGVDLVKDPALLHAAYNDAEGVTAAFNLNLLRRANAELDTDFDLAGFTHAAFYNSPLRRVEMHLVSRRAQTVTLDGQRFAFDEGETIHTENSHKFTVEGLRALAVRAGFRPAAVWTDPERLFSVHWLQAPAAQ